The following are encoded together in the Cyanobacterium aponinum PCC 10605 genome:
- a CDS encoding CHAD domain-containing protein, whose protein sequence is MSSSTLNNNPTTIGDYAYGAISKHSHKIFKYEKKIFQENDPENLHQIRVAMRRLRSSLLSFDRVLILPSIICDRTVGKIARILGQERDVDIININLETKFKPNLPREEEKFLSKLEEEFNQKKHLHFPSSKYILKGKKYLKLKQALLDWLDIPELNKISALKTEKLLPDLLLPQIASFSLQSAWLTGTELENNHEIKLQYNLTDTEIKEILNQEGKYLHQLRKQAKKVRYQLELFTDFYPPKYQEYISFVKQLQTVLGNIQDNLCLMSYLSDLVGKKWEKNLPQLSLLIKEDQERQWREWQKLQSIFLSPNYLSHWREVIIKFINI, encoded by the coding sequence ATGTCTTCATCGACTTTGAACAACAATCCGACAACTATCGGTGATTATGCCTATGGGGCAATTTCTAAGCATAGTCACAAAATTTTTAAATATGAAAAAAAAATTTTTCAAGAAAATGATCCCGAAAATCTACATCAAATTCGGGTGGCGATGAGACGCTTAAGAAGTTCTTTACTTAGCTTCGATCGAGTTTTAATTCTTCCATCTATAATATGCGATCGCACTGTAGGAAAAATTGCCCGTATTCTAGGACAGGAAAGAGATGTAGATATTATTAATATTAACTTAGAGACAAAATTTAAACCTAATTTACCAAGAGAAGAAGAAAAATTTTTATCAAAACTAGAAGAAGAATTTAATCAAAAAAAACATCTTCATTTTCCTAGTAGTAAATATATTTTAAAAGGCAAAAAATATTTAAAATTAAAACAAGCCCTTTTAGATTGGCTAGACATTCCGGAATTAAATAAAATTTCAGCTCTGAAAACAGAAAAATTATTACCAGATTTATTACTTCCACAAATTGCCTCTTTTTCCCTACAATCAGCATGGTTAACAGGTACTGAATTAGAAAACAATCACGAAATAAAACTTCAATATAATCTAACAGATACAGAAATAAAAGAAATCCTTAATCAAGAAGGAAAATATTTACATCAACTAAGAAAACAAGCTAAAAAAGTACGTTATCAACTAGAATTGTTTACTGACTTTTACCCACCTAAATATCAAGAATATATTAGTTTTGTTAAACAGTTACAAACGGTTTTAGGAAATATTCAAGATAACTTATGCTTAATGAGTTATTTATCTGATTTAGTAGGAAAAAAATGGGAAAAAAATCTCCCACAACTGTCATTATTAATCAAAGAAGATCAAGAAAGACAATGGCGAGAATGGCAAAAATTACAAAGTATTTTTCTTTCTCCTAATTATTTGTCTCATTGGCGAGAAGTCATTATTAAATTTATTAATATTTAG
- a CDS encoding YggT family protein: MNNISYLIVTTVANFVQIYLALIIVRILLSWFQTADWAANIISFLAPVTDPYLNIFRSLIPPLGGLDLSPILAIFLLQLVPQLLGAALL; encoded by the coding sequence ATGAACAATATTTCTTATTTAATAGTTACCACCGTAGCTAATTTCGTACAAATATATTTAGCCTTAATTATTGTTAGAATCTTGTTGAGTTGGTTTCAAACCGCAGATTGGGCGGCAAATATTATTTCTTTTCTTGCCCCAGTAACAGACCCTTATCTTAACATTTTCCGTTCTTTAATACCTCCTTTAGGGGGTTTAGATTTATCTCCCATTTTGGCTATTTTCCTTTTACAATTAGTACCTCAACTTTTAGGTGCGGCTTTATTGTAA
- the nuoK gene encoding NADH-quinone oxidoreductase subunit NuoK, with protein MQLEYFLLLAAALFCIGIYGLITSRNAVRVLMSIELLLNAVNLNLMGFSNYLDPAEIKGQIFTIFVITIAAAEAAVGLAIILAIYRNRDTIDMERFNLLKW; from the coding sequence ATACAATTAGAATATTTTTTACTTTTAGCCGCAGCATTATTTTGTATTGGTATTTATGGACTAATTACTAGTCGTAATGCAGTTCGAGTTTTAATGTCGATCGAACTTTTACTTAATGCTGTTAATCTTAACCTAATGGGATTTTCTAATTATTTAGATCCCGCAGAAATTAAAGGTCAAATATTTACGATTTTCGTAATTACCATTGCGGCGGCGGAAGCGGCCGTTGGTTTAGCGATTATTCTCGCTATTTACCGCAACCGTGACACCATCGACATGGAAAGATTTAACCTCCTCAAATGGTAG
- a CDS encoding HAD-IA family hydrolase: MNQPKVIFLDAVGTIFGVKNSVGDAYIKISSQYGVIRNCQEINQYFYECFKSSPPLAFKTQNKQEIQQLEYQWWEKIAYDTFAKANALGEFTDFKAFFAQLYDYFTTAEPWFIYDEVVSCLKKWQNQDIQLAMISNFDTRIYDVLKNLNLATYFQTITISSLTGVAKPHPQIFLKALEKHDCQPQEAWYIGDSKQEDYWGAKSVGMQSFWLNRRN; this comes from the coding sequence ATGAATCAACCCAAAGTGATATTTCTTGATGCCGTCGGTACTATTTTTGGAGTTAAAAATAGTGTGGGAGATGCTTATATTAAAATATCTAGTCAATACGGTGTAATTAGAAATTGTCAGGAAATTAACCAATATTTCTATGAGTGTTTTAAGTCTTCTCCTCCTTTAGCCTTTAAGACGCAAAATAAACAAGAAATTCAGCAATTAGAATATCAATGGTGGGAAAAGATAGCTTATGATACTTTTGCCAAAGCAAACGCCTTAGGAGAATTTACCGATTTTAAAGCCTTCTTTGCGCAATTATATGATTACTTTACCACTGCCGAACCTTGGTTTATCTATGATGAAGTAGTATCCTGTTTAAAAAAATGGCAAAATCAAGATATACAACTAGCAATGATTTCTAATTTTGATACTCGTATTTATGACGTTTTAAAGAATTTAAATTTGGCCACCTATTTTCAAACAATTACAATTTCTTCCTTAACAGGAGTAGCAAAACCTCACCCTCAAATATTTTTAAAGGCTTTAGAAAAACATGATTGCCAACCTCAAGAGGCTTGGTATATTGGAGATAGCAAACAAGAAGATTATTGGGGAGCAAAATCTGTAGGAATGCAAAGTTTTTGGTTAAATCGTAGAAATTAA
- the ndhI gene encoding NAD(P)H-quinone oxidoreductase subunit I, giving the protein MFKFLKQVTDYAKGSVEAAKYIGQGFAVTFDHMKRRPVTVQYPYEKLIPSERFRGRIHFEFDKCIACEVCVRVCPINLPVVDWEFNKAVKKKELKHYSIDFGVCIFCGNCVEYCPTNCLSMTEEYELASYDRHELNYDNVALGRLPTKVTQDPMVTPLKELGYLPKGVLSPHDLPKNSPRDRKHPEDLIEQ; this is encoded by the coding sequence ATGTTTAAATTTCTCAAACAAGTTACAGATTACGCCAAAGGAAGCGTGGAAGCGGCTAAGTATATTGGACAAGGATTTGCCGTTACTTTCGACCACATGAAACGCAGACCTGTAACAGTACAATATCCCTATGAAAAATTGATTCCGTCTGAAAGATTTAGAGGTAGAATTCACTTTGAATTTGATAAATGTATCGCCTGTGAGGTGTGTGTTCGAGTTTGTCCTATTAATTTACCCGTAGTTGACTGGGAATTTAACAAAGCCGTCAAGAAAAAAGAATTAAAACACTACAGTATTGATTTTGGGGTTTGTATTTTTTGTGGCAACTGTGTGGAATACTGTCCCACCAACTGCTTATCCATGACAGAAGAATATGAATTAGCAAGTTACGATCGCCATGAATTAAATTATGATAACGTAGCTCTCGGACGTTTACCCACTAAAGTCACTCAAGATCCCATGGTAACTCCATTAAAAGAATTAGGCTATCTTCCCAAAGGAGTCTTATCTCCCCATGACTTACCTAAAAATAGTCCAAGGGACCGAAAGCACCCCGAAGATTTAATCGAACAATAA
- a CDS encoding shikimate kinase, with the protein MKELLKGLNIYLIGMMGSGKTTVGELLAKELEYRFLDTDAIISAVSEKSINQIFAEDGEDEFRQLESDVLQEVSAYLYTVIATGGGIILRQQNWSHLRDGMVVWLNVPIDVLVQRLKDDDTRPLLKREELQTKLTSLYEQRKSLYQQADITIGIEENDNPNDIVQKIMVEIPHKIRQENSDLN; encoded by the coding sequence ATGAAAGAATTATTAAAGGGTTTGAATATATACTTAATTGGGATGATGGGATCAGGTAAAACTACTGTAGGAGAGTTATTAGCAAAAGAGTTGGAATATCGTTTTTTAGATACGGATGCAATTATTAGCGCTGTCAGTGAGAAAAGTATTAATCAGATTTTTGCCGAAGATGGAGAAGATGAGTTTCGTCAGTTAGAAAGTGATGTTTTGCAAGAAGTCTCTGCTTACTTATATACGGTGATTGCTACAGGAGGGGGAATTATCCTCCGTCAACAAAATTGGAGTCATCTCAGAGATGGTATGGTAGTGTGGTTAAATGTTCCTATTGATGTTTTGGTACAAAGATTAAAAGATGATGACACTCGCCCTTTACTAAAGCGGGAAGAATTGCAAACAAAATTAACCAGCTTATATGAACAAAGAAAGTCTCTCTATCAACAAGCTGATATTACTATTGGTATTGAGGAAAATGATAACCCTAACGATATTGTCCAAAAAATAATGGTTGAAATTCCTCATAAAATTAGGCAAGAAAACAGTGATCTAAATTAA
- the prmA gene encoding 50S ribosomal protein L11 methyltransferase yields the protein MTENWWEIRVNYIPELEDSVFWRLQEFGCQGTALMKEEDNWLIKGYVPTISIDTIDLAALALSLKQDFIMAGQEKPPVVTWQLINNEDWASSWKQYWQPMDIGDRFSIYPAWIEPPENCDHKVALRDRIILRLDPGSAFGTGVHATTQLCLESLEMRIDDDEINLNIADIGCGSGILSIGARLLGAKEVTAVDTDPLAVKATKENSLLNQVDNIKVFQGSIEEVKLQGQKFDGIVCNILAEIIKPMIPEMAEIIKPDGWVILSGILVEQSNEIASILEQNGWAIAALWKRDNWCCLNARRS from the coding sequence ATGACTGAAAATTGGTGGGAAATCCGAGTAAATTACATTCCCGAATTAGAAGATAGTGTATTTTGGCGTTTACAAGAATTTGGTTGTCAGGGTACTGCTTTAATGAAAGAAGAGGACAATTGGTTAATTAAAGGCTATGTCCCTACTATTAGTATTGATACCATTGATTTAGCCGCTCTTGCTCTTTCTCTCAAACAAGATTTTATTATGGCTGGACAGGAAAAGCCACCAGTTGTAACATGGCAATTAATTAATAACGAGGACTGGGCAAGTAGTTGGAAGCAATATTGGCAACCGATGGATATTGGAGACCGTTTTTCCATCTATCCTGCTTGGATTGAACCTCCTGAAAATTGCGATCACAAAGTGGCGCTGCGCGATCGTATCATTCTTCGTTTAGATCCCGGTTCTGCTTTTGGTACTGGTGTTCATGCGACAACTCAACTTTGTCTTGAGTCTTTAGAAATGCGCATAGATGATGATGAAATTAATTTAAACATAGCAGATATTGGTTGTGGTTCTGGTATTCTTTCCATTGGAGCAAGACTTTTAGGGGCGAAAGAAGTTACAGCAGTAGATACAGATCCTTTAGCAGTGAAAGCAACAAAAGAAAATAGTTTACTCAATCAGGTGGATAATATCAAAGTCTTTCAGGGAAGCATTGAAGAAGTGAAATTGCAGGGGCAAAAATTTGATGGTATTGTTTGTAATATTTTGGCAGAAATTATTAAACCGATGATACCCGAAATGGCAGAGATTATAAAGCCCGATGGTTGGGTTATTTTAAGTGGTATTTTAGTAGAACAATCTAACGAAATTGCTTCTATTTTAGAACAAAATGGATGGGCGATCGCAGCCTTATGGAAAAGAGATAATTGGTGTTGTTTGAATGCGAGAAGGAGTTAA
- the serA gene encoding phosphoglycerate dehydrogenase produces the protein MAKVLVSDPIDEAGIKILSQVAQVDVKTGLSPSELAGIISDYDALMIRSGTQVTEEVIEAATHLKIIGRAGVGVDNVNVPAATRKGIVVVNSPEGNTIAAAEHALAMMLSLSRHIPDANQSLKEGRWDRKKFMGSEVYKKTLGVVGLGKIGSHVATVAKAMGMKILAYDPFISQERANQLGCTLVDLDLIFTESDYITLHVPKTKETANLINAESLAKMKPTARIINCSRGGIIDEDALYEALANEKIAGAALDVFATEPLGESSLKSLGSNVILTPHLGASTAEAQVNVAIDVAEQIRDVLLGLPARSAVNIPGLSPDVMEKLRPYMRLAETLGNLVGQLAGDRVESFNVTLQGDLADNNSQPLVVAAIKGLLSKALRERVNYVNAAIEAKERGIHITETRDTTAKDYSNSIYLEATGTKGTHSVTGALLNDGEIRIINLDNYPVNVPPNNYMLFTLHRDMPGIIGKIGSLLGNFNVNIASMQVGRKIVRGDAVMVLTIDDPLPEGILGEILKVPGVTDAYTVTL, from the coding sequence ATGGCAAAAGTTCTCGTATCCGATCCCATTGATGAAGCAGGGATTAAAATTCTTTCTCAAGTAGCACAAGTTGATGTTAAAACAGGATTATCCCCTTCAGAATTAGCAGGTATTATTTCTGATTATGATGCTTTAATGATTCGTTCTGGTACTCAGGTTACGGAAGAAGTCATCGAAGCCGCAACCCACCTTAAAATTATTGGACGGGCAGGGGTTGGCGTTGATAACGTAAATGTACCTGCCGCAACTCGTAAAGGTATCGTTGTTGTCAACTCCCCTGAAGGAAATACCATTGCGGCGGCCGAACACGCTTTAGCGATGATGTTATCTCTTTCTCGTCATATTCCTGATGCTAACCAATCTTTGAAAGAAGGTAGATGGGATCGCAAAAAGTTTATGGGTTCTGAAGTTTACAAAAAAACCCTTGGTGTTGTTGGTTTGGGAAAAATCGGTTCTCATGTAGCCACCGTCGCTAAAGCAATGGGGATGAAGATTTTAGCTTATGATCCTTTTATTTCTCAAGAAAGAGCTAATCAATTAGGATGTACTTTAGTAGATTTAGATTTAATTTTCACAGAATCTGATTATATCACCCTTCATGTCCCTAAAACCAAGGAAACAGCAAACCTCATCAATGCTGAATCTTTAGCTAAAATGAAACCCACTGCTAGAATTATTAACTGTTCCCGTGGTGGTATTATCGATGAAGATGCCCTTTATGAAGCCTTGGCGAATGAGAAAATTGCAGGAGCGGCTTTAGACGTTTTTGCTACTGAGCCTTTAGGGGAATCTTCTCTAAAATCTTTAGGTAGTAATGTTATTCTTACTCCCCATTTAGGTGCATCCACTGCCGAAGCACAAGTAAATGTTGCCATTGATGTTGCTGAACAAATTAGGGATGTCTTACTTGGCCTTCCCGCTCGTAGTGCTGTTAACATCCCCGGTTTAAGTCCTGATGTAATGGAAAAACTACGTCCTTATATGCGTTTAGCCGAAACTTTGGGCAATTTAGTCGGACAATTAGCAGGAGATAGAGTCGAGAGTTTCAATGTAACTTTACAAGGGGATTTAGCTGATAATAACAGTCAACCTTTAGTCGTGGCGGCAATTAAGGGTTTACTTTCTAAAGCTCTTAGAGAAAGGGTAAACTACGTTAATGCTGCGATCGAAGCTAAAGAAAGAGGCATCCACATCACAGAAACTAGAGATACCACCGCTAAAGATTACAGTAACTCCATTTACCTCGAAGCCACAGGTACAAAAGGCACTCACTCGGTGACAGGTGCGTTGTTGAATGATGGTGAAATTCGTATCATCAACCTAGATAACTACCCTGTTAACGTACCACCTAACAATTATATGTTATTTACCCTTCACAGAGATATGCCCGGTATTATCGGTAAAATAGGGTCTTTGTTGGGTAATTTCAATGTGAACATTGCGAGTATGCAAGTAGGACGTAAAATTGTCCGTGGAGATGCGGTGATGGTATTAACCATTGATGATCCTTTACCTGAAGGTATTTTAGGGGAAATCTTAAAAGTACCCGGTGTCACTGATGCTTACACAGTAACTCTTTAA
- a CDS encoding NADH-quinone oxidoreductase subunit J: protein MEIAQSVQFVAFVILSLLMIGGALGVVLFENIVYSAFLLGGVFLSISGLYILLNADFVAAAQILIYVGAINVLILFAIMLVNKTEVYQQVRGRLIRQVSTALVCVGLFALLGTMVLATPWQLSETSPAVVENTIVAIGKHFFSDYLLPFEIASVLLLMAMVGAIILARRDLIPEAQKTTEVYTTSFTLPEQPRELITTGNDNDNN, encoded by the coding sequence GTGGAAATCGCACAAAGTGTCCAATTTGTTGCTTTTGTTATTTTATCTCTCCTGATGATTGGCGGAGCTTTAGGAGTTGTTTTATTTGAAAATATTGTTTACTCTGCTTTTCTTTTGGGGGGAGTATTTTTAAGCATATCAGGGCTTTATATTCTTCTCAATGCCGACTTTGTTGCCGCCGCTCAAATTCTTATCTATGTTGGGGCGATAAATGTTCTTATTCTATTTGCCATTATGTTGGTTAACAAAACTGAAGTCTATCAACAAGTAAGAGGTAGATTAATTCGTCAAGTATCTACTGCTTTAGTTTGTGTGGGCTTATTTGCCTTACTAGGCACTATGGTTTTGGCTACTCCATGGCAATTATCAGAAACCTCCCCTGCGGTAGTAGAAAATACCATTGTTGCTATTGGCAAACATTTCTTCAGTGATTACTTGTTACCCTTTGAAATTGCCTCTGTTTTATTATTAATGGCAATGGTTGGGGCGATTATCTTAGCACGTAGAGACTTAATTCCTGAAGCTCAAAAAACCACTGAAGTTTATACCACATCCTTCACCTTACCTGAACAACCTAGAGAATTAATTACGACAGGTAATGATAACGACAATAATTAA